The stretch of DNA GAAAAAcacatattttcttttatcataCGATCTAATAATTTAGAAGCCtcaataaaatttgaaagatcctttaaaactaacaataataaaattagaggtattttaagttaaataaatattaaatacatccacataatttaatagttgtgtgagttaattataataaaaaactgtgtatatcaatattatgaattattttacgaataattttttttaatttgtctaCGTATgtgttattaataaaatatttattaacattaactaaattaagaattttttatacataaattacatgttatttaactattaataatttaaatttaataacaataaaatatattaattttttaatgtatgtCTACgctaataaaactaattaacaTCAAAAGTACaaatgtgaaaaataaaaatatatgaaagtaTGGGACAATCTCATTTGTCTCCCTGGGTCGGCCTCGTTTGTTATAAGgaaaaaaacacatttattaatttatttaccaAAACAATAGtatatgatatataaaaaagCCAAAAATACCCTAGTAgtaatacacataaaaataaaaatatgaaatacgAAAAGACATATACTCTATAATAAAATCCCCAAAATAACCTTGGAGAAGTATGACTAATACTATGTCGAAAGATATAATCAATAAGCAATGAACAAAAAAATAGGATAATACGACTATGTCGATCAGCGATCCCAGTCGCACTTGGTGGGCTTAAAGGCACCGTTGACCGTGGAACCACCGTCGCCTGAAGTCAAAGGAAGACGCAACTCACACGTAACCTTTGGCTTAATCTTCCTAGTCTTAATAGCACCCAACTTAAACCTCACCCTAAGATACAACTTCACATCAATCTCATAAATCCCCAAACTCTTCTCTTTATTAAAATCTGAACTTTGATCGCCGCCAAGCAAAACCACCTTCTCACCCTTAAACAAAGTGTTCAACACGTTGGTAGTTTTATGTCCTTGATAAAAAGGGTCAATAAAATTAGAGTCAACTCTAACATCATGGTACAATGTTCGTGCTTCGATGTAATCGTAGTAGATGCCGAGTTTTTTGTTTGGGTTACGAATTGTGATGTTGAGAGAGAGATTATAGTTGAGGGTGTTGTTTTTTGTGAAGTTGAATTGTGTGAGAGTTGCGTCGGTGACGTGGACTTTGATTACGTTGGGACGGACTATGAGCCAGAATAGGAAGACTGCGATGCCAAGGATTATTATGACGGTGAGGATTAGTTTGAAGATTAGGTTGAAGAGACAGCCGCAGCAGCAGCCGAAACCGCCGCCGCGAGATGGACGGTGGGAGGATCTTGGTGGTGGGATTGAAGGGCCGTAGTAGGCTCCATTCAATTGTTGTTTCTCGTACATGGCTTAGAAATTATAAATGTAAtgttaagagagaaaaaaagttatatgaTAAAGTTGGAGAGAAGTGTATATATAGCAAAAAGGGGAGGTGTGAATGGAAATGATCCTTGTTGTGGAGTAATATTAGAGGAGAGGTTAAGCGAACAAGTGTGACTTTGTGGGCAGGTAAAACAAGTGAAAAAGCGCGTACTATTAAAATAGTCTACATTAGATTAGATATTTGTTtccttttcaaaa from Cicer arietinum cultivar CDC Frontier isolate Library 1 chromosome 3, Cicar.CDCFrontier_v2.0, whole genome shotgun sequence encodes:
- the LOC101500729 gene encoding NDR1/HIN1-like protein 10; this translates as MYEKQQLNGAYYGPSIPPPRSSHRPSRGGGFGCCCGCLFNLIFKLILTVIIILGIAVFLFWLIVRPNVIKVHVTDATLTQFNFTKNNTLNYNLSLNITIRNPNKKLGIYYDYIEARTLYHDVRVDSNFIDPFYQGHKTTNVLNTLFKGEKVVLLGGDQSSDFNKEKSLGIYEIDVKLYLRVRFKLGAIKTRKIKPKVTCELRLPLTSGDGGSTVNGAFKPTKCDWDR